In Leptospira brenneri, one DNA window encodes the following:
- a CDS encoding MarR family winged helix-turn-helix transcriptional regulator, with protein sequence MNGVGVVKGTSNYLGIHMSETLLLMRRFLAKEFESKRIGMRFEEWMQLLPVVESEILSQKDLSDLLVKDKTTVSRLVDGWVKKSWVKREVSPEDKRYYILRLTKKGREIWEKGLPVIASADAVFRKDLSDTEERDLYLLLFKIQSSVQMAGQQNGA encoded by the coding sequence ATGAATGGAGTGGGGGTTGTGAAAGGAACTTCAAACTATCTCGGCATTCATATGAGCGAAACTCTCCTCCTAATGCGGCGGTTTCTCGCAAAAGAATTCGAAAGTAAAAGAATCGGGATGCGATTTGAAGAATGGATGCAGCTCCTACCCGTAGTAGAATCCGAGATTCTTAGCCAGAAGGATTTGAGTGATCTCTTAGTGAAGGATAAAACCACTGTCTCAAGGCTAGTGGATGGTTGGGTGAAAAAATCCTGGGTGAAACGAGAAGTTTCTCCAGAAGACAAACGTTATTATATTTTAAGACTGACAAAAAAGGGAAGGGAGATTTGGGAAAAAGGACTTCCTGTCATCGCTTCTGCTGATGCGGTATTCCGAAAGGATTTAAGTGATACTGAGGAAAGAGATTTGTATCTTCTTCTATTTAAAATTCAATCTTCTGTTCAAATGGCGGGCCAACAAAATGGAGCCTAA
- a CDS encoding alpha/beta fold hydrolase: MNWTYQTIEREGFALQVARTNTDGPPLFWIGSALYYPRVIPRAMAEKFQITVVDQRGFAKRTNVEKEIREDYALEKLLGDFAFLQREFKIPTCPVIGHSGHGYMALSYAAKFPQSVSKLCMISTGPSHGSHMLEAEVYFQKEASDFRKTAHLENQIQFQKNLENSPQDFFIHYCVSLEAKGFYQVPFPSRKFWEGIHTNKLAFDYLFGEVFRDIDVSEYLKDISVPVWICMGKEDFQVAPHYTWETILKTFPQVKMTVIDKASHLPFLERPDVFLAELQTRLEEIKKPANFR; encoded by the coding sequence ATGAATTGGACATATCAAACAATCGAAAGAGAGGGTTTTGCCCTCCAAGTGGCAAGGACGAACACGGATGGACCGCCGTTATTTTGGATCGGCAGTGCCTTGTATTACCCTCGAGTGATCCCAAGGGCAATGGCGGAAAAATTTCAAATCACTGTGGTAGACCAAAGAGGATTTGCCAAACGAACGAACGTAGAAAAGGAAATAAGAGAAGATTATGCCTTAGAAAAACTACTGGGTGATTTTGCTTTCCTGCAGAGAGAATTTAAAATTCCAACCTGTCCTGTTATCGGCCATTCCGGACATGGGTATATGGCTCTTAGTTACGCTGCAAAATTCCCCCAGTCCGTATCGAAACTTTGTATGATCTCCACAGGTCCAAGTCATGGAAGTCATATGTTGGAAGCCGAAGTTTATTTCCAAAAAGAAGCATCCGACTTTCGCAAAACCGCACATTTAGAAAATCAAATCCAATTCCAAAAAAATTTAGAGAACAGTCCTCAGGATTTTTTCATTCACTACTGTGTGAGTTTGGAAGCAAAAGGTTTTTACCAAGTACCCTTTCCCTCTAGAAAATTCTGGGAAGGAATCCATACAAATAAATTAGCTTTTGATTATTTATTTGGAGAGGTGTTTCGAGACATTGATGTATCGGAATACTTAAAAGATATTTCTGTACCGGTTTGGATTTGTATGGGAAAAGAAGACTTCCAAGTCGCACCCCATTATACTTGGGAAACCATTCTTAAAACCTTTCCCCAAGTCAAAATGACAGTCATTGATAAGGCAAGCCACTTGCCATTCTTAGAAAGGCCAGATGTATTTTTGGCAGAATTGCAAACCCGACTAGAAGAAATAAAAAAACCCGCTAACTTTCGGTAA
- a CDS encoding malate dehydrogenase, with protein MSKKVKVAVTGAAGQIGYALLFRIASGQMFGPDTAVELQLLELEQALPAAKGVIMELDDCAFPLLEKVSVSSNIDEAFRDINWALLVGSVPRKAGMERGDLLKINGGIFTTQGKAIEKNAASDVRVLVVGNPCNTNALIAMNNAKGVPSDRWFAMTGLDENRAKTQLAQKAGVLVKDVSNVAIWGNHSATQYPDFYNAKINGKAATDLISDAEWLKGDFISTVQKRGAAIIAARGASSAASAANAVVDTVHNIVTPTKPGDWFSAACHSNGEYGVDKGLIFGYPLKSDGKKVEIVTGLEINAFGKEKFDITHNELKEERNEVKDMLG; from the coding sequence ATGAGCAAAAAAGTAAAAGTTGCTGTTACTGGTGCTGCCGGACAAATCGGATACGCACTACTATTTCGTATCGCTTCAGGACAAATGTTTGGACCTGACACTGCAGTGGAACTCCAATTATTAGAATTGGAACAAGCCCTCCCTGCTGCTAAAGGTGTCATTATGGAATTGGATGACTGCGCTTTCCCTCTTTTAGAAAAAGTATCTGTCTCTTCTAATATTGATGAAGCGTTCCGTGATATCAACTGGGCACTACTTGTTGGTTCTGTTCCAAGAAAAGCAGGAATGGAAAGAGGGGATCTTCTGAAAATCAACGGTGGTATTTTTACAACACAAGGAAAAGCAATCGAGAAGAATGCTGCCAGTGACGTGAGAGTTCTTGTTGTTGGTAACCCTTGTAATACAAATGCACTCATTGCCATGAACAACGCAAAAGGTGTTCCGTCTGACAGATGGTTTGCGATGACTGGTCTTGATGAAAACCGTGCCAAAACACAATTGGCTCAAAAAGCAGGCGTTCTTGTAAAAGATGTTTCCAATGTCGCGATTTGGGGAAATCACTCTGCAACTCAATACCCTGACTTTTACAATGCTAAAATCAACGGAAAAGCTGCCACTGACCTTATCTCTGACGCGGAATGGTTAAAAGGCGATTTCATCTCTACCGTTCAAAAAAGAGGAGCGGCGATCATCGCTGCACGCGGAGCTTCTTCTGCTGCTTCTGCTGCCAATGCTGTGGTGGATACTGTGCATAACATTGTGACTCCAACAAAACCAGGAGACTGGTTCAGTGCCGCATGTCACTCTAATGGTGAGTATGGTGTGGACAAAGGTCTTATCTTTGGATACCCACTCAAATCAGATGGAAAAAAAGTAGAGATCGTTACTGGTCTTGAAATCAATGCTTTCGGTAAGGAAAAATTTGACATCACTCACAACGAGTTGAAAGAAGAAAGAAACGAAGTAAAAGATATGCTTGGTTAA
- a CDS encoding DsbA family protein, which translates to MENIFKKWMENPISKIVLATNLVFALLFIVSVPSFVREYITQDAVSIGGKKYDLSDVKETSPIAYSKFQSEYKSLIKNTLGEFAQDKLFELVAKDKNIKPSDVLNEGFTPREPSEEEILNVYISNKDQLGGKSLNETKDKIVGFLKNQQEQEHSRAVYRDIVTKYPVEFLIKEPAAVRVTVEEKNNPSIGPKDAKITVIEFSDFECPFCKRSQDVNQKLREKYKGQIRWVFRDFPLPFHQDAMYAHMAANCSIPEGKYWDVFNTLFENSGNLPKGNVDALVLKAGVPKDKYQACMKDASRLKSEIDADIQDGQKVGVSGTPAFFINGIFVSGALPFENFDEIIQKELKQ; encoded by the coding sequence ATGGAAAATATTTTTAAAAAGTGGATGGAAAATCCCATCTCCAAAATCGTCCTTGCGACCAACCTCGTTTTTGCCCTTCTCTTTATTGTCAGTGTCCCTTCTTTTGTTAGGGAATACATTACCCAGGATGCAGTGAGTATCGGCGGAAAAAAATATGACCTGAGTGATGTGAAAGAAACTTCACCAATTGCCTATTCTAAATTCCAGTCGGAATACAAAAGCCTGATCAAAAATACCCTTGGTGAATTTGCACAAGACAAACTATTTGAACTCGTTGCTAAAGATAAAAACATCAAACCATCAGACGTACTCAATGAAGGGTTCACTCCTAGGGAACCATCAGAAGAAGAAATTTTGAATGTATATATTTCCAATAAGGATCAGTTAGGTGGTAAGTCACTAAATGAAACAAAGGACAAAATTGTTGGATTTTTAAAAAACCAACAAGAACAAGAACATAGCCGAGCTGTGTATCGTGATATCGTAACTAAGTATCCTGTTGAATTTTTGATCAAAGAACCAGCAGCGGTGCGAGTCACAGTAGAGGAAAAAAATAATCCTTCCATTGGTCCGAAAGATGCAAAAATTACAGTGATCGAATTTTCTGATTTTGAATGTCCCTTCTGTAAACGTAGCCAAGATGTGAACCAAAAACTTCGAGAGAAATACAAAGGACAAATCCGTTGGGTTTTCCGCGATTTTCCACTTCCTTTCCACCAAGATGCAATGTATGCTCATATGGCTGCCAATTGTTCTATCCCAGAAGGAAAGTATTGGGATGTATTTAACACCCTTTTTGAAAATAGTGGAAACTTACCTAAGGGTAATGTGGATGCTTTGGTATTAAAAGCTGGTGTTCCCAAAGATAAATACCAGGCCTGTATGAAAGATGCCTCTCGTTTAAAATCAGAAATTGATGCTGATATTCAAGATGGTCAAAAAGTAGGTGTGAGCGGGACTCCTGCATTTTTTATCAACGGGATCTTTGTTTCGGGTGCATTACCTTTCGAAAACTTTGATGAGATCATCCAAAAAGAATTAAAACAATAA
- the thrB gene encoding homoserine kinase, giving the protein MIRLPKIFIQVPGTSANLGPGFDLMGLALDLRNEFEFSFSKEITEFRTELKSGNHLPFSEKEDLVRESYLSYFEKFLPGHIAPPYHCKMILALPLKGGLGSSASAIVAGLCLAREVHKRIDLKSLPTESVFTQYLAEFEGHPDNTLPAYLGGFVFAYSTFGEPIRYFRKKFPNSVAIFVLTPEFHVSTEESRKALPKSYHTTDVIFNLSRIGAWMHFLDKRKFGDLLVGLEDKMHTPYRIPKTSPLFGLAESLKEAGIGYCLSGSGPSLLMFLERKVVKSKQSLLEEMVAKEMKTSGISYQFRRVKPDGLGVRIQIK; this is encoded by the coding sequence ATGATTCGCCTTCCTAAGATTTTCATCCAAGTTCCGGGAACTTCCGCCAACTTGGGGCCCGGTTTCGACCTCATGGGTCTTGCTTTAGATCTTCGTAATGAATTTGAATTTAGTTTTTCCAAAGAAATCACAGAATTTAGAACTGAATTAAAAAGTGGAAACCACTTGCCGTTTTCTGAAAAAGAAGATTTAGTTCGCGAGTCTTATCTTTCCTATTTTGAAAAATTTTTGCCAGGACATATCGCACCACCTTATCATTGTAAGATGATTCTGGCCCTTCCTTTGAAGGGAGGACTTGGTTCTAGTGCTTCGGCCATAGTCGCTGGGCTTTGTTTGGCTCGCGAAGTTCACAAAAGAATCGATCTTAAGTCCTTACCAACAGAATCAGTTTTCACTCAATATTTGGCTGAATTTGAAGGCCATCCTGACAATACTTTACCTGCGTATTTGGGTGGATTTGTTTTCGCCTATTCAACGTTTGGTGAACCAATTCGGTACTTTCGTAAAAAATTTCCAAATTCTGTTGCTATTTTTGTTTTAACACCAGAGTTTCATGTTTCCACTGAAGAATCCAGAAAGGCACTTCCTAAATCCTATCACACTACGGATGTAATTTTCAATTTGTCTCGGATAGGAGCTTGGATGCATTTTTTAGACAAACGTAAGTTTGGTGATCTTCTGGTTGGTTTGGAAGATAAAATGCATACTCCATACAGAATTCCCAAAACCTCTCCACTGTTTGGTTTGGCAGAGTCTTTGAAAGAGGCAGGGATTGGTTATTGTTTGTCCGGTTCGGGCCCGAGTTTACTTATGTTTCTCGAGAGAAAGGTTGTAAAATCCAAACAGTCTTTATTGGAAGAGATGGTAGCAAAAGAAATGAAAACTTCTGGAATTTCCTATCAGTTTCGACGAGTGAAACCGGATGGGCTTGGAGTTCGTATCCAAATAAAATAG
- a CDS encoding acyl-CoA dehydrogenase family protein gives MSTLSTKKSSLDLFNPTEDHLALRESVASFAEREMDEQAKENDEKETFNTMLFKRLGSELGIFGITVPEADGGHGLDPLASVIIHEEMSRFDPGFTLSYLAHEVLFVNNFFYSSNPSQRSRYLSKVITGEWIGGMGMTEPGAGTDVLGMTTHAVKKGDRYIINGVKQYITNGSIGQVFVLYTKLEKNGKKMTSFVIESSYKGFSVGKKEEKMGMRSSPTTQLVFEDMEVPEENLLGVENGAVTHMMRNLEIERVTLAAQSIGIARRCIDIMCDYTIRHREAFGKKLLEFGQIQRLVAESYADYQAARALVYQVASELGPDVRNSLGAASAKLVATQMAERVSRNAIQVLGGYGYCREYPVERLHRDAILLSIGGGTNEAMQKNIASDLKKLWSE, from the coding sequence ATGAGTACGCTTTCGACAAAAAAATCATCTTTAGATCTATTCAATCCCACAGAAGACCATTTAGCGCTTCGTGAGTCTGTGGCATCCTTTGCAGAAAGGGAAATGGACGAACAAGCCAAAGAAAACGATGAAAAAGAAACGTTTAATACGATGTTATTCAAACGCCTTGGCTCCGAACTTGGAATTTTTGGAATCACTGTGCCAGAAGCCGATGGTGGGCATGGTCTGGACCCTCTCGCTTCTGTCATTATCCATGAAGAGATGTCTCGGTTTGATCCCGGATTTACTTTGTCTTATTTGGCTCACGAAGTTCTGTTTGTGAATAATTTTTTCTATAGCTCTAACCCTTCTCAAAGAAGTCGGTATTTAAGTAAGGTCATTACAGGGGAATGGATTGGTGGAATGGGAATGACGGAACCTGGAGCAGGAACTGATGTTCTCGGAATGACCACCCATGCTGTTAAAAAGGGAGACCGTTATATCATCAATGGGGTAAAGCAGTATATCACAAATGGTTCTATTGGTCAGGTTTTTGTTCTTTATACAAAACTCGAAAAAAATGGAAAAAAGATGACCTCCTTCGTCATCGAATCGTCTTACAAAGGTTTTTCGGTGGGAAAAAAAGAAGAAAAGATGGGAATGCGTTCTTCTCCCACAACACAACTTGTTTTTGAAGATATGGAAGTCCCTGAAGAGAATCTACTCGGTGTAGAAAATGGTGCCGTCACTCATATGATGCGTAATTTAGAAATCGAACGTGTGACCTTAGCGGCTCAGTCCATTGGGATTGCCCGTCGTTGTATTGATATTATGTGTGATTATACCATCCGTCATAGAGAAGCCTTTGGTAAAAAACTATTAGAGTTTGGTCAAATCCAAAGACTCGTTGCAGAATCTTATGCGGATTACCAAGCCGCTCGTGCTCTTGTATACCAAGTGGCAAGTGAACTGGGACCGGATGTTCGTAATTCACTGGGTGCAGCTTCGGCAAAACTTGTCGCCACACAAATGGCAGAACGTGTTTCTAGAAATGCCATCCAAGTTTTAGGTGGGTATGGGTATTGTCGTGAATACCCTGTGGAGAGATTGCATCGGGATGCCATCTTACTTAGCATTGGTGGTGGCACGAACGAAGCCATGCAAAAAAACATTGCGAGCGACTTAAAAAAACTTTGGTCTGAATGA
- a CDS encoding HD domain-containing phosphohydrolase, protein MSTNDTNIVPRDKLAKFELTEESLNSFRKNNNIPLDLYNKDGQILIHKKRNPSEADFGKLLKFEMQGVYFLISELKKSRPAGHHDHAFLEPGRTTKLFDQEKTSRFAKQSQALIEDLRKTSFSSDQAVFVQNSVNELLTDFTSNPDYELGIFNILEILGVAGVSVESELMTKRTVVAMGMKVRTKKIVNEGKEESNKKDHLSLMMASYLADVGYSRLDIKNNPKLTKEEYAVVQQHPIISYLMTLPAPEIDSHVRTLILNHHRPYRGNGVNNNFPDPRSLFSKLMSVRDKYNKEVGKERITQDIELQLHLQENNVTSSSFEEDIAILSLASEYASLTSNQPWRPAFKSSTALKMILNDSFFSYSNKNIRHLLDYVGSSLTNNENIVNFGDFVITASVDSERRAHFDICIVLDVGRYQTRPKLQRICSINPIFQKGNKFKIADFDLRSIKIDRRKAIMDLALQAGTSRVIYIIDPELNPALHEAVYKINMAS, encoded by the coding sequence ATGAGCACCAACGATACAAACATAGTACCTCGAGACAAGCTCGCCAAATTTGAGTTAACCGAAGAATCTTTAAATAGTTTCCGTAAAAATAATAATATCCCACTCGATCTTTACAATAAAGACGGACAAATCCTAATTCACAAAAAAAGAAACCCTAGCGAAGCCGATTTCGGAAAACTACTCAAGTTCGAAATGCAAGGGGTTTACTTCCTGATTTCTGAATTAAAAAAATCAAGGCCTGCGGGTCATCATGATCACGCTTTTCTAGAACCTGGTCGCACCACTAAATTATTTGATCAGGAAAAAACTTCTCGGTTTGCTAAACAATCCCAGGCACTCATCGAAGACCTTCGCAAAACTTCCTTTTCTTCTGACCAAGCTGTTTTCGTACAAAACTCGGTGAACGAACTTCTCACTGATTTTACTAGTAATCCGGATTATGAACTCGGAATTTTTAATATCTTAGAAATTCTAGGAGTGGCAGGGGTTTCTGTAGAATCAGAACTGATGACCAAACGAACTGTAGTCGCAATGGGGATGAAGGTTCGAACCAAAAAGATCGTCAACGAAGGAAAAGAAGAATCCAATAAAAAAGACCATTTGAGCCTAATGATGGCAAGTTATTTGGCAGATGTTGGATATTCTAGATTAGATATCAAAAATAATCCCAAACTGACCAAGGAAGAATATGCCGTTGTCCAACAACACCCCATCATTAGTTACCTAATGACTCTTCCTGCTCCCGAAATTGATTCCCATGTTCGGACCTTGATTTTAAACCATCATAGACCTTACCGTGGCAATGGAGTGAATAATAACTTTCCCGATCCAAGATCTCTTTTTTCCAAACTCATGTCTGTCCGAGATAAATATAACAAAGAAGTGGGAAAAGAAAGAATCACCCAAGACATTGAACTCCAACTCCACTTACAAGAAAACAATGTAACCTCTTCCAGTTTTGAAGAGGACATCGCCATCCTTTCCCTGGCTAGTGAATACGCATCTCTCACTTCCAACCAACCTTGGAGACCTGCCTTTAAATCTTCCACTGCACTGAAAATGATTCTGAATGATTCATTTTTTTCTTATAGCAACAAAAATATCAGACATCTTTTAGATTATGTGGGAAGTTCTCTTACCAATAATGAAAACATTGTCAACTTCGGAGACTTTGTCATCACGGCTTCCGTGGATTCAGAAAGGCGAGCTCATTTTGATATCTGTATTGTTCTAGATGTGGGAAGATACCAAACCAGACCCAAACTCCAAAGAATTTGTAGTATCAATCCTATTTTCCAAAAAGGAAACAAATTCAAAATTGCTGACTTCGACCTTCGTAGCATTAAAATCGATCGAAGAAAAGCAATTATGGATCTAGCCTTGCAAGCAGGAACATCCCGGGTCATTTATATCATCGACCCAGAACTAAATCCCGCTCTTCACGAAGCAGTTTATAAAATCAATATGGCTTCTTAA